In Musa acuminata AAA Group cultivar baxijiao chromosome BXJ3-11, Cavendish_Baxijiao_AAA, whole genome shotgun sequence, one DNA window encodes the following:
- the LOC103971630 gene encoding transportin MOS14, which translates to MELENTVKEALNALYHHPDDAVRGRADRWLQDFQRTIDAWQVSDNLLHDANSNMETLIFCSQTLRSKVQRDFEELPSEAFRPLRDSLYALLKKLDTGPPKVRTQICVAVAALAVHVSVEDWGDGGIVNWLSSEMKSHPEYMRSFLELLTVLPQEAHSYKIAARPERRRQFEKELISSAEVALSLLTACLGFDNFKEEVLEGFASWLRLSRGIPASTLASHPLVHAALSSLSSEQLLEAAVNVISELIHFTVSGGSGDLSAQMPLIHVLVPHVMSLKEQLGDSSKDEEDVKAIARLFADMGDSYVELIATGSDDSMLIIQALLEVASHPEYDISSMTYNFWHNLQTILTRRESYLTYGSEGSIEAERNRRLHVFRAPFEMLVSLVSFRVEYPKDYEELSEEDHKDFKHTRYAVNDVLIDATTILGGEQTLKILSMKLFQAVGNHRHGESFKWQPVEAALFCIQAVAKTVSTQEAEVLPQIMALLPKLPYEPYLLQTVCSTIGAYSKWIDAAPVELSILPPLVDILTKSMSASEDSAAAAAVAFKYICEDCSRKFLGALDGLFHIYHIAISGEGGYKVSSDDSMHLVEALSVVIKELPPEHAKKALELVCLPIVTPLQEFTNQGGGSIQETPASQLTIHIDRLACIFRNVSLPEIVAEAVNRFWPIFKTIFDHRGWDMRTMESLCRACKYAVRTCGRFMGVTIGSMLEEIQVLYLQHNQPCFLYLSSEVIKMFGSDPSCADYLRNLIESLFSHTTKLLTTIQDFTARPDIADDCFLLASRCIRYCPDLFVLSSIFPYLIDCSMVGITIQHRDACKSLLNFLSDVFDLANSSAGEKYQSIINGTIIPRGATLTRILIASLTGALPSSRLEEVTYVLLSLTRTYGVRVLVWAKESISLIPHTALTEAESSTFLKALSDAASGSESSALTETLEELSDVCRRSRTVQDVVQGALRPLDLKFTAVS; encoded by the exons ATGGAGCTCGAGAACACGGTGAAGGAGGCCTTGAACGCCCTCTACCACCACCCCGACGACGCCGTCCGCGGCCGCGCCGACCGCTGGCTCCAGGACTTCCAGCGCACCATCGACGCCTGGCAG gtcTCTGATAACTTACTTCATGATGCCAACAGCAACATGGAGACACTGATATTCTGTTCCCAGACTCTTAGAAGCAAG GTACAACGGGACTTTGAAGAGTTACCTTCAGAAGCCTTTCGTCCGTTACGCGATTCATTATAT GCATTGCTTAAGAAACTTGATACGGGCCCCCCTAAAGTCAGAACTCAG ATTTGCGTTGCTGTTGCTGCTTTGGCTGTGCATGTATCTGTCGAAGACTGGGGAGATGGTGGTATTGTAAATTGGTTAAGCAGTGAGATGAAATCTCATCCTGAGTATATGAGAAGTTTCCTAGAGTTGCTGACTGTCTTGCCTCAG GAAGCTCATAGCTATAAGATAGCCGCTCGTCCCGAAAGGCGGCGTCAGTTTGAGAAGGAACTTATTTCATCAGCTGAAGTTGCTCTCAGTCTCTTGACTGCTTGTTTGGGTTTTGATAATTTCAAAGAGGAG GTTCTGGAGGGTTTTGCTTCATGGCTTCGCTTGAGCCGTGG GATTCCTGCCTCTACACTTGCTTCCCATCCTCTAGTGCATGCAGCTTTATCGAGCTTAAGTTCAGAGCAACTTTTGGAGGCAGCTGTAAATG TGATATCAGAATTGATACACTTCACTGTATCTGGAGGTTCCGGTGATCTGTCTGCACAAATGCCACTAATTCATGTTCTCGTGCCTCATGTAATGAGTCTGAAGGAGCAACTTGGAGATTCTTCAAAG GATGAAGAAGATGTGAAGGCCATTGCTCGCTTGTTTGCAGACATGGGGGATTCCTATGTAGAGTTGATTGCAACTG GTTCTGATGATTCAATGCTTATCATACAAGCACTGCTTGAAGTTGCTTCACACCCTGAATATGACATTTCATCAATGACATATAACTTCTGGCACAACCTCCAGACTATCTTGACCAGAAG GGAATCATACTTGACATATGGATCTGAGGGTTCAATCGAGGCAGAAAGGAATAGGAGGTTACATGTTTTCCGTGCACCATTTGAGATGCTGGTTTCTCTT GTAAGTTTTCGAGTTGAATATCCAAAAGACTATGAGGAACTGTCAGAAGAGGACCATAAGGATTTTAAGCATACTAGATATG CTGTTAATGATGTATTAATTGATGCGACAACCATTCTAGGCGGTGAACAAACACTTAAGATTCTCTCCATGAAGCTATTTCAG GCTGTTGGAAATCACAGACATGGAGAGAGCTTCAAATGGCAGCCTGTTGAGGCTGCACTATTCTGTATACAAGCAGTGGCTAAGACTGTTTCAACTCAAGAAGCAGAAGTATTGCCCCAG ATTATGGCGTTACTTCCAAAACTTCCTTATGAACCTTACTTGTTACAAACAG TTTGTTCTACCATTGGAGCATATTCAAAATGGATTGATGCTGCTCCGGTTGAACTTTCAATCTTGCCACCACTAGTTGATATTCTTACCAAGAGCATGAGTGCATCAGAAGACTCTGCAGCAGCTGCTGCAGTTGCATTTAAGTATATATGTGAAG ATTGCAGCAGGAAATTTCTTGGAGCACTGGATGGTCTTTTCCATATTTATCATATAGCCATTAGTGGAGAAGGGGGATATAAAGTGTCTTCTGATGATTCAATGCATTTGGTTGAAGCATTGAG TGTGGTCATCAAGGAACTTCCACCTGAGCATGCCAAGAAGGCTTTGGAGCTAGTTTGCCTGCCAATTGTTACTCCATTACAA GAGTTTACGAATCAAGGTGGAGGATCTATACAGGAAACACCTGCAAGTCAGCTGACGATTCATATTGACCGTCTTGCATGCATTTTCAG GAATGTTAGTCTTCCAGAAATTGTAGCAGAAGCAGTCAACAGGTTCTGGCCAATTTTCAAAACTATCTTTGATCA TCGTGGCTGGGACATGCGAACAATGGAGTCTCTATGCCGTGCCTGTAAATATGCT GTGAGAACCTGTGGAAGATTCATGGGAGTTACCATAGGCTCAATGCTTGAGGAGATTCAAGTCTTGTATCTGCAGCATAATCAACCTTGCTTCCTTTATCTGTCAAGTGAAGTTATAAAG ATGTTTGGATCAGATCCCTCTTGTGCCGACTACCTTAGAAATTTGATCGAGTCACTTTTCAGTCATACAACAAAGCTTCTTACAACTATTCAA GATTTTACTGCGAGACCAGACATAGCGGATGACTGTTTTCTGTTGGCTTCAAGATGCATTCGCTATTGCCCTGATTTGTTTGTGCTCTCTTCTATATTTCCATATCTAATTGACTGCTCGATGGTTGGGATTACTATACAGCACAG AGATGCTTGCAAGTCCTTATTGAACTTTCTATCTGATGTCTTTGACCTTGCAAATTCTTCGGCTGGAGAAAAGTACCAGTCCATAATAAATGGTACAATAATTCCTCGTGGTGCTACTCTTACCCGAATTTTGATTGCATCTCTAACCGGAGCACTTCCGTCTTCTCGATTAGAGGAG GTGACATACGTCCTGTTGTCGCTAACCAGGACATATGGTGTCAGGGTTTTGGTGTGGGCAAAGGAGAGTATCTCACTTATACCACACACTGCCCTCACGGAGGCTGAATCTTCTACCTTCCTTAAAGCTCTCTCTGATGCTGCATCGGGATCAGAGAGTTCTGCCCTCACAGAAACACTCGAGGAGCTTTCGGATGTTTGCCGACGCAGTAGGACGGTTCAAGATGTAGTTCAGGGAGCTCTGAGGCCCCTCGACTTGAAGTTTACAGCTGTATCTTAG